A part of Lacibacter sp. H407 genomic DNA contains:
- a CDS encoding O-antigen ligase family protein, with the protein MTTGRPTIHFYLFCTGIVLMLVGFLLSRALLSIGMFVVIANGFLQNDLKERLAVFAANKFLIGMSCLFLFPFLSGLWSSDVGTWQEAMQDKLPLLLLPFAMAVQKGVERKHIVLFTICWMSLLFAGSLWSAAHFIGNGQTYEALYRFSKVLPTPADNDHIRFSMAIIIALLLWLQLEEWKAINSAVWVWVFRSMAFWLIIYLHLLGAKTGLLGVYIIVLPLLIWKLMEAKMKQLAIAVLLGACCLPVVAYYSFSTFRARVQYVFFEQQNWESENFAGGFSDQNRLLSVKSGWYVFKQNWLTGVGYGDIRSETAKWYATDAPAVPSSEQFLPLNQWITSGSGAGIATVILFTVVILMPFFQKEWRQNKQALFFLLFMNIIFLYETTIDDQFGVYLFTFFTLFWNQTIRQPKT; encoded by the coding sequence ATGACTACCGGCAGACCCACCATACATTTTTATCTTTTCTGTACAGGTATTGTATTGATGCTGGTGGGTTTTCTCCTTAGCCGGGCCTTGCTGAGTATTGGTATGTTCGTCGTCATTGCCAATGGGTTTTTACAAAATGATTTGAAAGAACGGCTGGCTGTTTTTGCAGCCAATAAATTTCTCATCGGGATGAGTTGTTTGTTTCTCTTCCCTTTTCTATCGGGTTTATGGAGTAGTGATGTTGGCACCTGGCAGGAAGCGATGCAGGATAAACTGCCATTGCTGTTATTGCCATTTGCGATGGCAGTACAAAAAGGAGTGGAGCGCAAACATATTGTATTGTTTACGATCTGCTGGATGAGTTTGTTGTTTGCAGGTTCACTTTGGAGTGCAGCTCATTTTATCGGCAACGGACAAACCTACGAAGCGCTGTATCGTTTTTCGAAAGTGTTACCTACTCCTGCCGATAACGATCATATCCGTTTCAGTATGGCCATCATCATTGCGTTATTACTATGGCTGCAACTGGAAGAATGGAAGGCAATCAATTCTGCTGTGTGGGTATGGGTGTTCAGAAGCATGGCTTTTTGGCTGATCATTTATCTGCATTTGCTTGGTGCAAAAACCGGCTTGCTGGGTGTATATATAATTGTGCTGCCGTTGTTGATCTGGAAATTGATGGAAGCAAAGATGAAACAGTTGGCAATAGCAGTATTGCTGGGCGCATGTTGCTTACCGGTAGTGGCGTATTATAGTTTTTCTACATTTCGTGCAAGGGTGCAGTATGTATTTTTTGAACAGCAGAATTGGGAGTCAGAAAATTTTGCCGGTGGGTTTAGCGATCAAAACCGGTTACTGTCTGTTAAAAGCGGCTGGTATGTGTTCAAACAGAATTGGCTTACCGGGGTAGGCTATGGCGATATACGTTCCGAAACTGCTAAATGGTATGCAACAGATGCACCGGCTGTTCCGTCATCAGAACAGTTTCTGCCGCTCAATCAATGGATCACCAGTGGAAGCGGAGCAGGTATTGCTACAGTTATTTTATTTACAGTAGTTATACTGATGCCCTTTTTTCAAAAAGAATGGCGTCAAAACAAACAGGCTCTTTTTTTTCTGTTATTCATGAATATTATATTTCTTTACGAAACCACCATTGACGATCAGTTTGGTGTGTATTTGTTTACCTTTTTCACGTTGTTCTGGAACCAAACTATTCGCCAACCCAAAACCTGA
- a CDS encoding fumarylacetoacetate hydrolase family protein: protein MKLFKTKAGVVIEQADQFFLVTDENWDEFINNDDVFEKAKALTSKLSASDKTLISEVLPPMGSNQELWACGVTYYRSMVGRQEESKAAGGADFYSKVYEAERPECFFKSSFHRVVGHNDFVRIRKDSTWDVPEPELTLVVTSSGKIIGYTVGNDMSSRSIEGENPLYLPQAKTYDGCAAVGPCVYLTNEPLKPETSIHLSIKRNAAVVFEGTIAISQMKRTPQELVSFIYRESSFPHGCLIMTGTGIVPGSDFTLQSGDEISISIDGIGTLQNTVK, encoded by the coding sequence ATGAAATTATTTAAGACCAAAGCAGGAGTTGTTATTGAACAGGCCGATCAGTTTTTTTTAGTTACAGATGAAAACTGGGATGAGTTTATTAACAATGATGATGTGTTTGAAAAAGCAAAAGCGCTTACTTCTAAATTGTCTGCATCCGATAAAACATTAATTAGTGAAGTGTTGCCACCTATGGGCAGCAACCAGGAGTTATGGGCTTGTGGTGTAACCTACTATCGAAGCATGGTGGGCAGGCAGGAAGAAAGCAAAGCAGCAGGTGGCGCCGATTTTTATAGTAAAGTATATGAAGCCGAACGACCTGAATGTTTTTTCAAAAGCTCGTTTCATCGTGTTGTAGGTCATAATGATTTTGTCCGCATCCGTAAAGACAGTACATGGGATGTACCGGAGCCTGAGCTAACATTAGTGGTGACATCATCCGGTAAGATCATTGGTTATACAGTGGGTAACGATATGAGCAGCCGCAGTATTGAAGGCGAAAATCCATTATACCTGCCACAAGCAAAAACATACGATGGTTGTGCAGCAGTAGGTCCATGTGTTTATCTTACAAATGAACCGCTCAAGCCCGAAACATCCATTCATCTTTCGATTAAACGAAATGCGGCAGTAGTATTTGAAGGAACAATTGCTATCAGTCAAATGAAACGTACGCCACAGGAACTGGTTTCATTTATCTATCGTGAAAGCAGTTTTCCGCATGGTTGTTTGATCATGACAGGAACAGGAATCGTTCCGGGCAGCGATTTTACTTTGCAAAGTGGTGATGAAATCAGCATCAGCATTGATGGCATCGGCACATTGCAAAACACAGTAAAATAA
- a CDS encoding endo-1,4-beta-xylanase produces MKRLFVPAVVAFIVLAFAFNETSSVQQQTVLTDSIKGLKDYYQKFFNIGVAVSPRALKTDEAGLVLKHFNSITAENAMKMGPVHPRENEYNWAGADSIAAFAKRNAMKMRGHCLVWHTQTPRWFFTDTTGKQVSKEVLLQRMKDHITTVVTRYKDVIYAWDVANEVISDKADEFYRPSLFYQIIGEEFIAKAFEFAHAADPKALLFYNDYDEINPVKRKKIIKMIKGLQAKGIPIHGVGLQAHWAVNEPDEHQLEATLTDFSKLGLQLHITELDISVYPKEHNARERKQEDSDTAYSKEKETKQIAIYKLCFEKFRKYKHSIKSVTFWNISDRSSWLDNFPVRGRKDHPLLFDRNLQPKKVFNAVLPR; encoded by the coding sequence ATGAAACGATTATTTGTTCCTGCTGTAGTTGCTTTTATTGTTCTGGCATTCGCTTTCAATGAAACAAGCTCGGTTCAACAACAAACTGTTCTTACAGATTCAATCAAAGGGCTGAAGGATTATTATCAAAAGTTTTTCAATATTGGTGTAGCGGTTTCTCCCAGAGCATTAAAGACGGATGAAGCGGGATTGGTATTGAAGCATTTCAACAGTATTACTGCTGAGAATGCAATGAAGATGGGTCCGGTTCATCCACGGGAAAATGAATACAACTGGGCAGGTGCAGATTCAATTGCTGCATTTGCAAAAAGAAATGCAATGAAAATGCGTGGTCATTGTCTTGTTTGGCATACGCAAACGCCACGTTGGTTTTTTACAGATACTACAGGTAAACAAGTGAGTAAAGAAGTACTGCTGCAACGCATGAAAGATCATATTACAACAGTTGTTACACGTTACAAAGATGTGATCTATGCATGGGATGTAGCTAATGAAGTGATCAGCGATAAAGCCGACGAATTTTACCGGCCTTCATTGTTCTATCAAATAATCGGCGAAGAATTTATTGCAAAAGCGTTTGAGTTTGCACATGCAGCTGACCCAAAAGCATTATTATTTTACAATGATTATGATGAGATCAATCCTGTAAAACGGAAAAAGATCATTAAAATGATCAAAGGTTTACAGGCAAAAGGAATTCCCATTCATGGCGTAGGGTTACAGGCACATTGGGCTGTGAATGAACCCGACGAGCATCAACTGGAAGCAACCTTGACGGATTTCAGTAAACTGGGATTGCAACTTCATATTACCGAACTCGATATTTCGGTGTACCCAAAAGAACACAACGCAAGGGAGCGCAAACAGGAAGACAGTGATACGGCCTATAGTAAAGAAAAAGAAACAAAGCAGATTGCGATCTACAAACTATGCTTTGAGAAATTCAGAAAGTACAAACACAGTATTAAATCAGTTACGTTCTGGAATATTTCTGACCGCTCCAGCTGGCTGGATAACTTCCCTGTACGGGGAAGAAAAGATCATCCACTACTGTTCGATCGAAACCTGCAACCCAAAAAAGTATTTAACGCAGTATTGCCCCGCTGA
- the meaB gene encoding methylmalonyl Co-A mutase-associated GTPase MeaB, producing the protein MWENLSAEVQQGHFKSLARCISLIENEVAGYETFLQSLPASSTPIIGITGPPGAGKSTLVDSLIGLLVEQNKKVAVLCVDPSSPFNLGALLGDRIRMSNWYNHPNVFIRSLATRGSLGGLHPKILEIADVCKVAPFDYVIVETVGVGQSEIEIAGLADSTVVVLVPEAGDEVQTMKAGLMEIADIFVVNKADRPEADLFVRNLRLMLAPAFATHQQEIPVVKTIATAPHAAAELLEKIQQLLNLHQVNERKSWLLAEKAYYLLQQQRMKDISKQVLKQQIAAAMQELNFNLYRFIQPFIEKKN; encoded by the coding sequence ATGTGGGAAAACTTATCTGCAGAAGTTCAACAGGGACATTTTAAAAGCCTGGCACGTTGTATTTCATTAATTGAAAACGAAGTGGCCGGCTATGAAACATTCCTGCAATCGCTTCCCGCTTCCTCTACTCCGATCATCGGTATCACCGGACCGCCGGGAGCCGGTAAAAGCACGCTCGTTGATTCATTGATCGGATTGTTAGTTGAGCAGAATAAAAAAGTTGCCGTGCTTTGTGTAGACCCTTCCTCTCCTTTTAATTTGGGCGCATTGCTGGGCGATCGTATCCGCATGAGCAATTGGTATAATCATCCGAACGTGTTCATCCGTTCGTTAGCAACCCGAGGATCATTAGGCGGATTGCATCCGAAAATTTTAGAGATCGCCGATGTGTGTAAAGTTGCTCCATTCGATTATGTAATTGTAGAAACCGTTGGTGTTGGTCAAAGTGAAATTGAAATTGCAGGATTGGCCGATAGTACCGTTGTGGTATTGGTACCTGAAGCAGGTGATGAAGTACAAACTATGAAAGCGGGGTTGATGGAGATCGCCGATATTTTTGTGGTGAACAAAGCCGACCGGCCGGAAGCAGATCTGTTTGTCCGGAATTTACGACTTATGTTAGCGCCTGCTTTTGCAACACATCAACAGGAGATACCGGTTGTAAAAACCATTGCAACGGCTCCGCATGCTGCGGCTGAGTTGCTGGAAAAAATACAGCAGTTATTAAATCTTCACCAGGTGAATGAACGTAAGAGTTGGTTGCTGGCTGAAAAAGCATACTATCTGCTGCAACAGCAACGGATGAAAGACATCAGCAAGCAAGTATTGAAACAACAAATTGCTGCAGCCATGCAGGAGTTGAATTTTAACCTATACCGTTTTATTCAACCATTCATTGAAAAAAAGAATTAA
- a CDS encoding gluconate:H+ symporter, with amino-acid sequence MELLVIFLAICLQIFLTYKKVSPFLSLLLVAILAGLFLGMEPMQVIKSVEKGVGNTLGGLALIICLGAILGKVLEAGGAAEKISTTLINGFGQKNIQWAVLLTGFLIGIPLYYNAGFIILVPLVFSIASKAKLPLLYVAIPMAASLSTTHCFLPPHPSPVFLVNAFNADMGKTLIYGLMITIPVVIVAGPFLGRVLQRIEVKIAGTFLSPQQTPERELPAAFPSFLIGLLPVLLITLAVIADNFLPDQLLKKIILFIGDTTIALLLTVFIAIWYFGIRAGKTMETTMKWLADAIAGIALILLIITAGGVFKQVLQDSGTDKYIASFSGKWQMPPLIFGWVVTALLRVAIGSATVAGITAAGVVTPLVASGVVSPELMVLAVGTGSVFGSHINDSGFWMFKEFFNLTLKQTFLSWTVMETLISVLGLIGVLILNTFI; translated from the coding sequence ATGGAATTGCTTGTCATCTTTCTTGCCATTTGTTTGCAGATATTTTTGACTTATAAAAAAGTAAGTCCATTTTTATCATTGTTGCTGGTGGCCATTTTAGCCGGTCTTTTTCTGGGCATGGAACCAATGCAGGTAATTAAATCAGTTGAAAAAGGAGTTGGCAATACATTAGGAGGATTGGCGCTCATCATTTGTCTTGGCGCAATACTTGGGAAAGTACTGGAAGCAGGTGGAGCTGCAGAAAAAATTTCCACGACGCTGATCAATGGGTTTGGACAAAAAAATATTCAATGGGCTGTACTGCTGACTGGTTTTTTAATTGGCATTCCACTTTATTATAATGCAGGCTTTATCATATTAGTGCCGCTGGTTTTTTCCATTGCAAGCAAAGCAAAACTTCCATTGTTATACGTTGCTATTCCAATGGCTGCATCGTTATCTACCACACATTGTTTTCTTCCGCCGCATCCAAGTCCTGTTTTCCTGGTAAATGCATTTAATGCAGATATGGGCAAAACATTGATCTATGGTTTGATGATCACAATACCGGTTGTAATAGTGGCTGGTCCTTTTTTAGGCCGTGTACTGCAACGTATTGAAGTAAAAATTGCAGGAACATTTCTTTCTCCTCAACAAACTCCTGAACGGGAATTGCCGGCTGCATTTCCCAGTTTTTTAATTGGGTTACTTCCCGTGCTGTTAATTACACTGGCTGTAATTGCTGATAATTTTTTGCCCGATCAACTGTTGAAGAAAATAATTCTTTTCATTGGCGATACAACCATTGCATTATTGTTAACCGTTTTTATTGCGATCTGGTATTTTGGTATCAGGGCAGGTAAAACAATGGAAACAACTATGAAATGGCTGGCTGATGCCATTGCAGGTATTGCTCTTATCTTATTGATCATAACAGCAGGTGGTGTGTTCAAGCAAGTGTTGCAGGATAGCGGCACGGATAAATACATTGCTTCGTTCAGTGGTAAATGGCAAATGCCGCCACTGATTTTCGGATGGGTAGTTACAGCATTGTTACGTGTTGCCATTGGGTCTGCTACGGTTGCCGGTATTACAGCTGCGGGTGTGGTTACACCGTTAGTAGCTTCAGGTGTTGTGTCGCCTGAGTTGATGGTGTTAGCTGTAGGAACGGGTAGTGTTTTTGGATCGCACATCAATGATTCCGGTTTCTGGATGTTCAAGGAGTTTTTTAATCTTACACTCAAGCAAACATTTTTATCGTGGACAGTGATGGAAACGCTTATTTCTGTTTTGGGGTTGATCGGTGTATTAATTCTTAACACGTTTATTTAG
- a CDS encoding endo-1,4-beta-xylanase, giving the protein MFKQLFFFSVTATALLLGCSQSKRAGKGANNGLVLKDVYKDAFLMGVAVNDPIVSGSAKASQDIVVKHFNTITLENSMKAALINPQPNVFNFGPADAFVAFGEKHKMFIIGHTLVWHNQTPAWFFTNATGKPNSKAEQIEQLRNHIKTVAGRYAGKVHAWDVVNEVIDNDGSYRPTTWVNAFGNGDTLVKYAFKFASEFAPNTELYYNDFNAWRPAKRDGIVRLVKMLQKEGIRIDGVGIQGHWGLNYPKTEYIEAAIDAYAACGVKVMITELDVDVLPLTKEGQIIGQGMSDKQFQLEEFKTFLDPYSNGLPDSIQNLLTKRYEELFAIFYKRKEKIARVTLWGVQDGMNWKNDYPIPNRTNYPLLWDRNHQPKPALNAVLNVPAKLK; this is encoded by the coding sequence ATGTTCAAACAACTATTCTTTTTTTCAGTTACAGCAACAGCGCTGTTATTGGGTTGCAGTCAATCGAAACGTGCAGGTAAAGGAGCTAATAATGGATTAGTTTTAAAAGACGTTTACAAAGATGCCTTTCTTATGGGCGTTGCTGTGAACGATCCAATCGTTTCAGGTTCAGCAAAAGCATCGCAGGATATTGTGGTGAAGCACTTCAATACAATTACGTTGGAGAACAGCATGAAAGCTGCATTGATCAATCCGCAGCCAAACGTTTTTAATTTTGGTCCGGCAGATGCATTTGTAGCTTTTGGTGAAAAACATAAAATGTTTATCATTGGTCACACGTTGGTTTGGCACAATCAAACCCCTGCCTGGTTCTTTACCAACGCAACCGGCAAACCAAATTCAAAAGCAGAACAGATCGAACAACTTCGTAATCATATCAAAACAGTTGCCGGACGGTACGCAGGTAAAGTACATGCATGGGATGTGGTGAATGAAGTAATTGATAACGATGGCAGCTATCGCCCCACCACATGGGTGAATGCATTTGGCAATGGTGATACTTTGGTAAAGTATGCGTTTAAGTTTGCCAGCGAGTTTGCTCCCAATACAGAATTATATTACAACGATTTTAATGCATGGCGTCCTGCAAAAAGAGATGGCATCGTACGACTTGTAAAAATGTTGCAGAAAGAAGGTATCCGTATAGATGGAGTGGGTATACAGGGTCATTGGGGATTGAACTATCCAAAAACTGAATACATTGAAGCAGCTATTGATGCATATGCAGCATGTGGTGTAAAAGTAATGATCACCGAGCTGGATGTAGATGTACTGCCATTAACAAAGGAAGGACAGATCATTGGGCAGGGAATGAGTGATAAACAATTTCAACTCGAAGAATTTAAAACCTTCCTTGATCCGTACAGCAATGGACTGCCGGATAGTATTCAAAATTTATTGACCAAACGTTATGAAGAACTATTCGCTATCTTTTACAAGCGAAAAGAAAAAATTGCAAGAGTTACTTTGTGGGGTGTGCAGGATGGAATGAATTGGAAAAATGATTATCCAATTCCGAACCGTACGAATTACCCGTTGCTATGGGATCGAAATCATCAGCCGAAACCTGCACTCAATGCGGTGTTGAATGTTCCGGCGAAGCTGAAATAA
- a CDS encoding glycosyltransferase family 2 protein has translation MQPISVVIITRNAAHLLAATLQSVQQLTDDILVCDTGSNDATIPVAKKNGASVIEEEWKGHGPTKNIANNRAIYDWIFQLDADEVVDDELLQTLLSLNLKDEKQIFSVRRKNFFKEKQIRYGEWRKDEPFRLFHREHAAWNDDFVHEKLIYPPGCVIKRLKGSLLHKTVQSLEQYQQKMTNYGIKSGEQYFKAGKKGAWLKRFISPLFAFFNHYILKLGFLDGREGFLIASTTYSYTRTKYNTLYRLQKANKQ, from the coding sequence ATGCAACCTATCTCAGTTGTAATTATAACAAGAAATGCTGCTCATCTGCTTGCCGCCACACTGCAAAGTGTACAGCAATTAACTGATGATATTCTGGTATGCGATACCGGTAGTAACGATGCTACTATTCCGGTGGCAAAAAAAAATGGGGCTTCGGTGATCGAAGAAGAATGGAAAGGACACGGACCCACAAAAAACATTGCAAACAATCGTGCCATTTACGACTGGATATTTCAATTAGATGCAGATGAGGTAGTGGACGATGAGTTGCTGCAAACATTGCTGTCGCTTAATTTAAAAGATGAGAAACAGATCTTCAGCGTCCGTCGAAAAAATTTCTTTAAAGAAAAACAAATACGATACGGTGAATGGCGGAAAGATGAGCCGTTTCGATTGTTTCATCGTGAACATGCAGCCTGGAACGATGATTTTGTCCATGAAAAATTGATCTATCCGCCCGGCTGTGTCATAAAACGTTTAAAAGGATCATTGCTGCACAAAACAGTGCAGTCGTTGGAGCAATACCAGCAAAAGATGACGAACTATGGAATTAAAAGTGGTGAGCAGTATTTCAAAGCCGGCAAAAAAGGAGCGTGGCTCAAACGTTTCATTTCGCCGCTCTTTGCGTTTTTCAATCATTACATTTTGAAGCTGGGTTTTTTAGACGGTCGTGAAGGCTTCCTCATTGCCAGCACAACGTATAGCTACACACGCACTAAATACAACACATTGTACCGCCTGCAAAAAGCAAACAAACAGTGA
- a CDS encoding alpha/beta hydrolase, which translates to MKKFLFLIFLTTSVACVAQDSLYKLGPDSQRKEGVPKGTVTKHEWQSKLYNNFREYYVYIPAQYDASKPAALMVFQDGHSYVNDSGDFRVPIVYDNLIHEKKLPVTICLFVNPGHNTKDYPQNRYASRNRADEYDVLDDRYAIMLMDEIIPELKKNYNISNDPKMHGIGGLSSGAICAFTAAWEHPEYFSKVLSHIGSYTNIRGGNNYPSIIRKHKKKDIRIFMQDGSNDLNNEHGNWWLANLEMESALKFKGYEFKFEKGTGTHSGKHGGSILPESLIWLWSDITNK; encoded by the coding sequence GTGAAGAAATTTTTATTCCTCATTTTTCTAACTACATCCGTTGCATGTGTAGCGCAGGATTCGCTTTATAAGCTGGGGCCGGATTCGCAACGAAAAGAGGGCGTACCAAAAGGAACCGTTACAAAACACGAATGGCAAAGCAAGCTCTATAATAATTTCCGTGAGTACTATGTTTACATACCTGCACAATATGATGCATCGAAACCTGCAGCATTAATGGTTTTCCAGGATGGGCATAGTTATGTAAATGATTCAGGTGATTTTCGTGTTCCCATTGTGTATGATAATTTAATTCACGAAAAGAAATTACCTGTTACGATCTGCTTGTTTGTAAATCCGGGTCACAATACAAAGGACTATCCGCAAAACAGGTATGCGTCAAGAAACCGGGCTGATGAATATGATGTACTGGATGATCGTTATGCAATAATGCTGATGGATGAAATTATTCCTGAACTGAAAAAGAACTATAATATCAGCAACGATCCGAAGATGCATGGCATAGGTGGTTTATCAAGTGGAGCCATTTGTGCATTTACTGCTGCATGGGAACATCCTGAATACTTCAGCAAAGTGTTGAGTCATATAGGCAGCTATACAAATATCCGTGGAGGAAATAACTATCCATCGATCATCCGCAAGCATAAAAAGAAAGACATCAGAATTTTTATGCAGGATGGCTCAAACGATCTGAACAATGAACATGGTAACTGGTGGCTTGCGAATTTGGAAATGGAATCGGCCTTAAAATTCAAAGGCTATGAATTTAAATTTGAAAAAGGCACAGGCACACATAGCGGCAAACATGGAGGCAGTATATTGCCGGAATCATTGATCTGGCTATGGAGCGATATCACAAATAAATAA
- a CDS encoding S9 family peptidase: MIRLLLLAILLGCFTSLYAQPFIQPKDLYKLQSIRTPKLSPDGQWILYSVSKADSVKDKFNSKLYMVSWDGKETVSLTEQTQSPGAHDWSPDGKYISFITTPKDELVRQIFVMDRRGGEPIQLTSVKGQIQSYNWSKDGKQIVLAMKDPNTADTAKTKVRKPYEINRYQFKQDNEGYLDNRKTHLYLFNLETKKVDTLTRGNANETNPSFHPDGSKIVYVSNTTADPDLNSNTDVFVLDIKTKTSKQLTTFKGADDSPMFSPDGNWIAYKQSNTEDGFNMYDLDQLKVINLATGVAQTIAGTLDRPITSVVWSADSKQLFFLAEDDRKQHLHKATVGANTVEALTTGDVVYQSLNTNAKGQFITLFSNPDMPEEIYAWDENKFRAVTQLNKPFMSSLKKAYKKGFTSVSKDGTTVSGILYLPDSTSKNLPAIMFIHGGPVSQDDYAFDQYREILCGAGFAVAAVNYRGSNGRGQAFTKSIYADWGKKEVMDIIGAADYLVKTGYADANRMGIGGWSYGGILTNYTIATDQRFKAAVSGAGSSLQWSIYGTDQYIKQYEQELGAPWKNPKKWMDVSYPFFNVEKIKTPTLFMASEDDFNVPVAGAEQMYQSFKSVGIPTELVIYPNQNHGLSVPSYIVHRYQRHIDWYKKYLTK; this comes from the coding sequence ATGATACGTTTACTTTTACTGGCAATCCTGCTGGGTTGTTTTACTTCGTTGTACGCACAGCCATTTATTCAACCCAAAGATCTTTATAAACTGCAGAGTATTCGTACTCCGAAGTTATCACCCGATGGACAATGGATCTTGTACAGTGTTTCAAAAGCCGATTCGGTGAAAGACAAATTCAACAGTAAGTTATACATGGTAAGTTGGGATGGAAAAGAAACCGTGTCGTTGACCGAACAAACACAAAGCCCCGGCGCACACGATTGGAGTCCTGATGGGAAATATATTTCCTTTATCACTACACCCAAAGACGAACTGGTACGACAGATTTTTGTAATGGACAGAAGAGGTGGTGAACCGATTCAGCTGACCAGTGTGAAAGGGCAAATTCAATCGTATAACTGGAGTAAAGATGGAAAGCAGATCGTGCTGGCAATGAAAGATCCCAATACGGCCGATACAGCAAAAACAAAAGTGCGGAAGCCATACGAGATCAATCGTTATCAATTCAAACAGGATAATGAAGGTTACCTGGATAATAGAAAAACACACCTCTATCTGTTCAACCTGGAAACGAAAAAAGTTGATACGCTTACCCGTGGTAATGCGAATGAAACCAATCCCTCGTTTCACCCTGACGGAAGTAAGATCGTATATGTCAGCAATACAACCGCAGATCCTGATCTTAATTCAAATACCGATGTGTTTGTGTTGGATATAAAAACAAAAACATCAAAGCAGCTGACAACATTCAAAGGTGCAGACGATTCACCAATGTTTAGTCCCGATGGTAACTGGATCGCTTACAAACAATCCAATACAGAAGATGGATTCAATATGTATGATCTCGATCAACTCAAAGTCATCAATCTTGCAACAGGTGTTGCACAAACCATTGCCGGTACATTGGACCGACCTATCACCAGTGTTGTTTGGTCAGCAGACAGCAAACAACTCTTCTTTTTAGCAGAAGACGACCGGAAGCAACATCTTCACAAAGCAACTGTTGGAGCTAATACAGTTGAAGCATTAACAACAGGCGATGTGGTGTATCAGTCGTTGAACACAAATGCAAAAGGCCAGTTCATTACATTGTTCAGCAATCCTGATATGCCTGAAGAAATTTATGCATGGGATGAAAATAAATTCAGAGCGGTTACACAGTTGAATAAACCGTTTATGAGCAGTTTGAAGAAAGCCTACAAAAAAGGATTTACGTCCGTTTCAAAAGATGGAACAACCGTGTCTGGTATACTTTATCTACCTGATTCAACTTCGAAAAATCTTCCTGCTATTATGTTTATTCACGGAGGCCCCGTTAGTCAGGACGATTATGCGTTTGATCAGTACCGTGAGATTCTTTGCGGTGCCGGTTTTGCAGTTGCTGCTGTAAATTACAGAGGCAGCAACGGCAGAGGGCAAGCGTTTACAAAATCCATTTATGCTGATTGGGGGAAGAAAGAAGTGATGGATATTATTGGCGCTGCCGATTATCTTGTTAAGACCGGTTATGCCGATGCAAACAGAATGGGCATTGGTGGATGGAGTTACGGAGGTATTCTCACCAATTATACCATTGCAACCGATCAACGGTTTAAAGCAGCGGTAAGTGGAGCGGGCAGTTCGTTGCAGTGGTCCATCTACGGAACAGATCAATACATCAAACAATATGAGCAGGAGTTAGGCGCACCATGGAAAAATCCAAAGAAGTGGATGGATGTTTCGTATCCATTCTTTAACGTGGAGAAAATTAAAACACCTACGTTATTTATGGCGAGTGAAGATGATTTTAATGTGCCCGTTGCAGGTGCTGAACAAATGTACCAGTCATTTAAATCAGTAGGCATTCCTACAGAGTTGGTGATATACCCCAACCAGAATCACGGACTCAGTGTACCGAGTTACATTGTGCATCGCTACCAGCGTCATATTGATTGGTATAAAAAATACCTCACGAAATAA